One window of the Lycorma delicatula isolate Av1 chromosome 3, ASM4794821v1, whole genome shotgun sequence genome contains the following:
- the LOC142321128 gene encoding fork head domain-containing protein FD4-like — MIVDTKVEDVCEEMPRPCRESYGDQKPPYSYISLTAMAIWSSPEKMLPLSDIYRFISDRFPYYRRNTQRWQNSLRHNLSFNDCFVKIPRRPDRPGKGAYWALHPAALDMFENGSFLRRRKRFKLPKQEKSQSDRTTSSSEVTKTSTPPKSFSIDSIISTSTSAPAPAPPPAAMPPAYHHPPVCLPPPLFAPGYAALYAAALQGLLGPPMPFLPPFDLETSREQFQSSK, encoded by the coding sequence ATGATAGTAGACACTAAAGTCGAAGACGTTTGTGAGGAAATGCCGCGCCCCTGTCGCGAGTCCTACGGGGACCAAAAGCCGCCTTATTCGTATATATCCTTAACAGCGATGGCGATTTGGAGTTCTCCAGAAAAAATGTTGCCGCTATCGGATATATATCGATTCATCAGCGACAGGTTTCCGTACTATAGGCGCAACACACAAAGGTGGCAGAATTCTCTTAGGCATAATTTGTCGTTCAACGATTGTTTCGTGAAGATACCGAGGAGGCCAGATCGACCGGGTAAAGGAGCCTATTGGGCTCTTCATCCTGCCGCACTCGACATGTTTGAAAACGGATCGTTCCTTCGTCGTAGAAAGAGATTTAAACTTCCAAAACAGGAAAAATCTCAATCAGATAGAACTACATCTTCTTCGGAAGTGACTAAAACGTCAACACCTCCGAAATCGTTCAGCATAGACAGCATAATATCAACTTCGACCTCTGCGCCTGCCCCAGCACCGCCACCGGCGGCGATGCCTCCCGCCTACCATCACCCGCCGGTATGTCTGCCGCCCCCGCTCTTCGCTCCCGGTTACGCTGCCCTTTATGCTGCCGCACTCCAGGGATTGCTCGGCCCTCCGATGCCCTTCCTACCGCCCTTCGACCTTGAAACCTCAAGAGAACAATTCCAGTCGAGTAAGTAA